GTTGTGATGCTGCGTGGCTTTTAGTCAAATTATTTGCGGGCGAAAGTTTGTCATTTGAGCAGaagttttaatgaaattacattttgattttagtttttccaGCAATTGCTTTTGGTAAACAAAACTATACGTATTCAATCTAAATGATTTGATTTcgtttaaattgatttttgggaatttaaaaatataatttactattataatattattaacttGGCAACCTCTTATATATACTCTTTCAATCCCGAGAGCAAGCACTGTAGTCACCCAGGGAAATTAGCTGAAGGTATGCAAACAATCTTAACCCGCACAAATATGTATCTTTGAGATAGAAGTGTGAGCTCTTGACTTAGCATAATTGCTGGCAAATTGCTTGAAATTTGTTCTGCCAACCCAGAAAGCGAAAGGAATCGACTTCAATGGCAGATATCTGGCAACTGGCACTGGGCACACTTCTGTCTACGCTTCCTTTCAATATTTCTAGTTTCCCTCGGATTTTCGCACGGTGACGTCACAGACAGtttccgctgccgctgctgttggcatctaaatttgtttttgccgCCCCCCGTTTTCCTGCTCCCACACTGGCATTATTTTGGGCGATTTTGGCATCGGGCAATCTATATCTGTTCGCTGACGTCGACGTCGACAGCGGCATTAGGCTAACCTAAAAacattttcagcattttcGTAAATTATCTTGCGGGATCGGTCTCTTAGGCTATTTGGAAAATTGTTTCAACAAAGTTGCGTCAGTTGAAATTTGTGTTTCAAACGCGCCACACACTAATTTGCATTTcaaattcaaacaaaataaatagcaATGGCTGTAAGTCCCACAAGCTCTGCAAAGGATAATCCAGTGTCCTGGGTGgattaaatacgaaaaaatgTTGTGTTTAATAGCTGTAATCGCTTATTAAAAATCCATTTATTTCACCTTAATTATTCTCCTAACGTGATTTTACTTCAAAACCATGAGCTCCAGCTCAAAACAGTTTCCGCTTGTATTTGCAAAGTGAGTTGAGCACGAATCTGGGTgctcaaaaaaacaaaacaaattataaatatttataaaattactgAAACATTGGGAGTATGAAAGTCACGTTCGGATGATACACTCAATCAATTAATTTGCACACTCAAACACAAAGTGGTGtcaaataaaacgaaatgaaaaggaaaatcagcaaattaaattgctGCGAAAAAAACAGTGCCGAATAAATACGAGATATACATTTGAAAAAGTGCAAAATGGCAGCATATTCATTTAATGTGAAACTGcttattaaaacaataaatttgcatttgatttatgTCTGTACAGCGTACATATTCGCCAGTGTTTTGCGTAAATCCACCCACAGAAATACGTAAAGCAATCAatgtttatatgtatttataattaaataagcaattaaaagacaaaatatttaaatgcaaacagCGTTGgcgatttaattaaaaatttcttaaattgattaaatatttaaatagtcAATTAACAGTTGACGGAGCGGAGCATAATGCAAATGTCCTCCTGCAAAAGGCCTCTTCTGTTCTGCCCGAGGGCCTTAGTTGGTTTTCTGGCCGAGTGTTTTCAACGACGCGTCGCCCACTCACAGCAGCTGCCAGATCATAATTCATTCTCATGTATCGCGTATTTGTGCCATTTATTTtcgtatatttaaataaaaaatcacttAGTTGACAGTCTGGCTTGGGGATGGAAAAAATCCCTTGGGTCCTGCTGCCCAGTTAACCAGCCATAAATTTGTGCCCTACATTCGCTCGCAAATCACTCACTTTAATGCAAAAAATTGTACACTTTTCATGCATAAGTTATTTGGCACATTGTGTATTCCTTTTACCCTCTCGattcataattaatttgcaaatttCCGCTGCCGACATTTGTCTCTCAATAACACTGGCACTGACAAGTTTTTGCGACAGACAGTCACAGTCGGCGGGCCATAACTTTGCGCTTAATTGAAGTGAATTATttgttgtattaaaaaaaaaaacctttgacgAACTTTGCCTCTGGGGAGTGTAGCTTTTTTCTTCTACTTTTGAAATATCTTTGCCATTTTTTACAATAATTCTCGTTGACTTGGTGACAATTTGCCCAGCaaaaacttttcaatttgTGCATACAAATTAACATGTAATAAATTCTCTTAATGACACACTACATTTATTATGAATAGTGGCGCTATAatgcaattttttgtttaaccaACGCCATATGtttatgatatatttaaaacccATGACCTTATTgtcatattttaattaatgcaTGTCTGTTTGCGGGCCTTGAttcattgcatttttaatggaaaACTGTGAGCGAAAGGATGACTTCATGCCTTAAACAAAATTTGGAATGTTTATGGCAGCAAACTGTTGAGCCAAAAACATCGCCGCAAAATAATCAACCGAAAACCCAAACAATTTGTTGACGCGCGTCGGCCGGTTTCTTGGCAACAATGCAAAGGCCATAACCGTAAAGTCCAAGGAACgaacaaaaatttaatgcaattttgCATTGCTTAGCTTGTCTTTTACAATCCACTCAAGGCCACAGGGCGGCGtctgtaaaaaataaacatttcatACCGAGAGAATGATATAAAACGCGaacaaaaaggcaaaaaaaagtcGAGCTGATTGTCAGCCCCCCTTGTGTTTGGGCGcaattttcatttcacttgCTTTGGTTAATGTTGGCCAGCATCCGCCAATTGGCAGCTGGCCAAATGACAAATTGAAATAACAGCGGCAAAAGTGAGCGTTTATCTTTATGttcaaatgaaaatttttatttatgccaGCAGCCggaaaaaggcaaacaaactaAAAAGAGGTCGCCAttcaagcaaacaaaaaagaaaagatatCGCCACCAAAGTTGAGGGTTATTTGAAGGTCGTCAGGCCAAGAGCAGCCAcactttttaaatgaattaaagaTGTGCTTTAGAGTGCTTTTTAGGCATTTCAGGGTAAACTGAGTTaagtttatatatacataagtttaagttttttaagtttatatatacatatacatatatacataaatacatataatttatagagatacaaataataacaaaagaaTGTTAGGTGAGTCATGGATACTTATAAATTATACTGGAAAGTATTTTTGGAAAGAATTAAATTTGGAAAGGTATTTGTATCCCCTTGTCGGgtattataaatttagttcCTTTGAAGAAAAAGGAAGTTATATCCGAGTTCAATTGGAGAATTTCTTAAGGAAACAATGTTGAACAAAATCATTTTAGAGAACTTTGAATTTTATGCCCTCAGTTGCCGTTTCTGGAGagttagaaatataaaaataatgaattaaaatatgtaaatatttcagcCTTTTTTCAGTGCATAAGATGCTCAATAACACaacaaatgccaaaaatatacatacattgcAATTCGTCATTAAAATCCTAAGTAACTAATAATAAACTTGTTCTTGTTGTATGTTAAAAATACCAATAATATGGATAGTAAACTCAAGCAGAGATTTTTATATTCGCAATAGCATTAAAAAACTCGAAATGAATTCCGCATGCGTCGCACTGATATTGACTCCCAGTACTGTGGAGCTGGCTGACCGCAATCGATTTCACTTAGCTGTTCATCACCtacaaaatgattttttaatgcagcagcagaaagAAAAACCAACTGTCAAGCGGCCAACCAGATAAACCAATTAATAATGAGAAAACAGAGCCAAGAGCCAAACGTAAAATTCAATTCTATCAGAagatcagcaacaacagcaacaacaattgccGGCTTGTTTGtacattcaattaaaaaaaaaaacacctgcATATAAGCAGAGAGTGGGGAATGAACCCGGCTACGGAATCGAATTGGAATTGAAGCAATTGCGAATGCAAATTGACGTACAATTCATTAAAATCCCCTCGGTTCATTGGTCGCCATTAAAGCGTGCCATTGCAGTGGCTCGCTGGCAGCTTCAAGCTCAATTTTTACCCATGCACACTTGCTGTATTTGTgcaagctttaaataaataaataaataattccccCTTGGAAATATGAAAATGCGGTGGGTTTCAGGCAATTGTTGTATGCAACAGACTGTTGTGCAACGctcaaaaaaaagaacaatatATGTTGGTTACAAATAAAATGgcaaaagtaacaaaaaataagcattaaaaaatatgaattgcGAAGTCGGAATACCCTATATTACTGCAATTTGGTAAATTGAAGCTCTGGAAATGTACATATACAAGTTCAGAAAGCCTTCTTAACTTTATTAGATATGTAAATGTTACTACCTGAATCTGAAAGTTCCAATAGACTCCTTCAGGCCAACCCATTGCtcgcaaaattaaattgttaaacaTTATATGGCCAGATATAAACGAAACCCACTTAGATtccttgtttttgttattcaatattaataatttttaatgtttgcaCATTGTATGCAATTTGACATTTTGCGGGCATTTCGGTTTCGCCGCGCATTTTCGAGCCGAAAATGTATTCGATTCGGAACGCTTGGCCACAAATCAAATGACAGCTTAAAACGtacaaacaaaaagccgcaattGGCCGGCcaggcaataaaaataaaataaaaatcacccATGAACAACGAGCGATAAATTAGCAGAAATACGCAAAATATTAATGAGCCTAGATGCATAAAAGCATCAGATTTCAATTACGAAAATATTTCTGTTGGGCAATTGTTGCATATAAAGCGGCGCTTCGCATTGGATATGTATTTTAGGACCAgattttgcattgtttttaattagcaATACTTGTTCCGAGGTCAATTGGATTTGTGGCTGACCCGACGGAGGGGTCAATGAGTCGGAAGTCTGGGCGCAGCTTCTTTCGAATCGATTTAAGGCCCACCATTCAGCCTGGGTGAATGAACTGCGCGGTCGCAATTGACCCACGAGTAAATTTATTGCCTTCAcgtaaatttcaattaaacagTTAGTGGCTTTCCCTGTCAACTGTCCCAAAAAAACGCCCAAATGCCCGACTGTCGCGGTGTCGgaatcaaaattaattaattggaaAATGAATCTATTTCTGTGCCAGCAGCCTCCTCCAGGAGACAGTACTCCAGGCTTTGCTCAGTTCTGCTCCGTTGGCATCTGCTTTGATTTGGGCATTTTCCAAATGGAATCACAACGACACACACAGAGCCCACTAAGCCCCATGCTGACCTTTGAACTTCGGGCAAAGTCTCCCGCCtctccttgtttatttttgagaCAATTTCATGGCCCTCGGCCCTCGGCCGGGCTCGTTTGCTCTGCAATTGTCTACGATTACAGCAAATTGATTTGCCTGGCACTTAGCCGCAGCTATCCTGTTTCAACCGCCTACATCCTGTTTTTCCCCTCTGCCTCTTTGCAGCCCCGCAACaaggaacaggaacaggaagTCCTCAACTGGGTGTTCGCCGTGCTGGGCGAGAAGGTGCCCAGTGGGCAGTATGAGGACATCCTCAAGGACGGCATCTGGCTGTGCAAGCTGGCCAACAAACTGGCCCCCGGCTCGGTGAAGAAGATTCAGGAGCGTGGCACCAACTTCCAGCTGATGGAGAATATCCAGCGCTTCCAGGCGGCGGTCAAGAAGTACGGTGTGCCCGAGGAGGAGATCTTCCAGACGGCCGATCTCTTCGAGCGCCGTAACATCCCCCAGGTTACTCTCTCCCTCTACGCCCTTGGACGCATCGTAAGTATTAGTGTGGAAAAATAGAggagtctctctctctctctctgttctttcttaaataaataaattttctggaatatttcatatatgaaatattcttggaaaaaatattattttcctgtTCAATGTGTGTTGAATCCCACAACCGTAAGGGGAAAAGAGACTTCTTAGGCACCTCTGATTGCGTGTGATTTTCTGAGAATCCCTTAACATGTTTATAATTGATTCTTGCAGACGCAAAAGCACCCCGAGTTCACCGGTCCCACCCTGGGCCCCAAGATGGCCGACAAGAACGAGCGCACCTTCACTGAGGAGCAGCTGCGCGCCCACGAGGGTGAGCTCAACCTGCAGATGGGCTTCAACAAGGGCGCCTCCCAGTCCGGACACGGTGGCTTCGGCAACGCCCGCCACATGTAAGGCGGCGGTGACCTGACCATCCCCACCCACAAGCCAAAAACCAACACAACACTCACCCAAACACAAAACACCGAATTCTAATTAGTTcaaaaaatggtttttgtaTCTCGTGCGTTGTGGCGCATGATTTAAGCAGTGCCAAGCtctaaatgtaatttatataatatgaaacaaataaattaattaattttaatataaatgtcAAGTTGTTGACCCCAGCCCGCCGCTTTGGATTAGCATTATGTTGTTGTTAATTAGCGGAGAGCGACGCCCAGTCACACAGTCGCACGCCTGTCGGCAGTTAGTCGAGCGGTTTAAGTGGTTTACCCCGCTCCAAATGGAGCCATTCCGGCCTGCCTGCCGGTCGCATGAGACACCTTTATTTCTCTGTCACCGAGCCTGGGACTGTTGCTCTGCCGTTGCCTGGTCCACCTGAGATTAcacaaattacaatttcaacGCCTGCACTGACAGCGATAAGCATAAGAAATGTCAAGGCCATTTGTATTTCCATCTGTGTGCGAGAGTGTGTCGAGGAGACAAAAAACCCAGGTGAGCGGAGAAGGCCTTGGAAGTCGCCTTGGTTTATCGTACACTGAGGAATCCCCTGGTGAACTTGTTGCATACAAGAAATGGTTCGATCCCAGCTATCGTGTAAGTATCTCAGAAATATAATGAGTAAGTTTTAACAAGAATAAATCAGCTTTTAGTTACTGAAATgctttttaaggtttttaaagaACAAGCTGCAAAAACTACATCCCGCAGCTATACCTTCTCAGTGTAATCACTACCTTTAGCAGCTTGGTAGAACGTTTATCTTTTCTCGTCTATGCCCCGGACAAAAGAACTGCGCAAAATAAAGAGGCAGTAGAGGAGGCCAACGGAAAATAGAGCAAACCACAGGCTAGGGACTGCGAATATAATGATGGCGGCCACACAAACATTCAAAGAGGGAAAGCAAAACTTATCAGACGGGCGGGACAGCAAGCCAAAATGGCGAACAGCGAATGCTGAATGGCTTATGTAagtctgtgtgtgtatttgtttATGCCAATGATCAGCCGAAACGGAAATGGAATGTGTGGGTGTGCGTATGTGGGCATTGGGTGCGTGTTTAATTTCCACTTGTCGGGAGgggacaaaaacaaaaacaaaaacacaaaggGCCAGACAAAGCGCCTGCCAGTGTTTGTATTAAATGAAATGGTCACTTTGACAGCCAACTGACAGCCAGACTGCGGCGGCTCTCAGTGTGCGTGTGCTTTCCCTACtccattaatttaattttatttatgttgacAATTGCTGTAACAAACACGCATGTCAGCATACCCGCAGTGAACTAGGGGCCATGGTTATAGATACGGATGAATGCCGGGGTCAGGGGGACATTCCACATTCCCTTTCAGCCATGCCGATAGTATTACAAATACTTTTCCACTCAGTCCACCTCTCGACTGCACACACAGCACAGAGTGGAGGGAAACGCACACGCTCCAGCAGAAAAGTATACTCTaataatgcaatttattgGCAACCATAGTTGACAATGACAATTGTTGACTTTCCCTTTTCAGTTGTTTGCTATTCTTGCCTCTTTATTTCATTTGGGTTTTTTCTGCAGCTCATACATTCCCCTCggtcggtgtgtgtgtggccccATTCGCTTTgttgtttcattaaatttatttaatttatatattttgtggcCAAAATGACAATTTATTGTCATTCGTATTTATAGCTGGCTGAACGCATTTCCATTCCTGGAATTCCCCGTTTTTATTTCCCCCAATAGGTACTAggattattatttgttttgtggcCCAATACAATTGATTTCTATGATTTCTCTCGTTTTTTGCCCTATAAATTGTGTAATTGCTCGCAAATGGAATGCGATTATGATTCATAATGTCAATTATGTTGTATTTGCTGggagattttattattaatggtGGGGCTTTTTTCTAATTGGTAATGAAAATTCTTTTGTACCGGACAAcgatttatttgaaataattatggCCTTTGAAAtgtaatttcatattttaaaaggtttcTTAAACGAATGCTTCAAATTTCTGAATCTTTTTTCCTAATATCTTCTATGTTTTTCTTGTCTTGTGCACATTCTTCAGGACTTCCTTTATTTGTGAGCCTTTCCGCCTAATTGAgcgagtaaaaaaaaaatctaaaggCATGCCACAAAAGTAAAGAGCATTTCCACAGTGGGAACTAcgattttctttattattatttggctTGAACATGCAAGCGCATTTATTTTCCTGCTGGCCAAGTTTTACTATCCCTTTACTGCGCAGCGGATTGGTTTAGTTTCGTTTCTGTTTCAGCGGGCCAAGTTGTCCAACATATTTCTACCTAATTGCTGAAACTTTGCAACAATTTATAGCTGCATTGCAGTGGTCGGATTTGCCAGGatccagcaccagcaccagcacagGCCCTCGCTGTCTGCGGTTAAGTAACTAAATGAAGGAGTTGATATTGGGCATAAATTTCGACAACGGCAAAAGGTTAAGGTGTGCACAGTTCTCCATCTGACTCTGCCCATCCGTAGTCCAACTTTTTGGTCAACCCCGCAAACACTTCAAGCATATTTCATGCTCAACTGCACTGCAAACAAAGCGACGTGGCAAATGACACTAAAACCGAGCGCATTAGGTCGGTCGCCTGGCCCTTCTCTTCGAAGGTCCTCCAGTTCCCAGCAATAATAGCTGCCTAACCGCTTGCTGCAATCATAAACAAGCCAGgggagcagaagcagcagaaaCAGAATCCGAATCCGTAAACCAAACGAAACGAACCGGAGCCCGGCAAAGCAGACTCCGGCAAATGCCAGTTGAGAGGCGTAATAACAAAGCCCCAAAAACCGGACAACAGCTAACCGAATAACAAATGCTCGAGAGTTGATCGACTTTTTTATGACCAGCAAAAGAAATTTTTAGTTGATAAAGAGTCTTGTAAAGAAAGGATTAGATGCTAAACATTGACCAAATATATGGTAGATAGAAACCTTTAGTaatctaataaaaaagtttatgttaaaagaaagaaaagggTTCTATGAAAAACCCTTCATGAAATCCTCAAAACATTTGGCCCTTATAAGTATGCTCAATGGCATTCTACAATCTTTAACGTTTTCATTATACCAAGACAATGCAAGCATAAATGGAAAATCTCATATACATAATTTACTCAACCTACTCTTTGTACTTGACTTTCCCTTACAGGGTATGTAAGTCCAGAATTACACACCGGCTGACAGACTTAGTGCAGCTGCTCGATTGCTTGCACTAAACACACACTGGCGAGCACACACGCGCTAGCTCCGGCCAGGAGCTTACTTCATATTTATGCGGATAGCTCCTCCCCGGGCGGGGGTCATTAAGATGCAGGCTTCTCGCCAGTCTGTTCCTTGCCCTGGCGGCAGTGGAAAATGATTTGTGCCGGGCATAAACTGCGTGAATCCGCAGTACAAATTGACTTGTTACAAAGCGCACAAAAATTCACCTGCCACTGCTCGAGTGCCAGGACCGGCAGGTCCTGGGAATCGGAATCGTGTGGGTCCATGTGGCTTGTAATCAGCTTTTGGCTCCTGCAcatccagctccagctccatctcCACCTACACCTGCAGCGCTTAGCCACAGCTAATCCCAGTTCGAGTTGGGGGCTTTGGTTTTCCAAAGCTGCCGGGGGCAATAAATCATGAAATACTTTTGGCTGGGCATATTAATAACCAAAAGACAGTTGCTGGCTTGATTTATGCATGccgtgggtttttttttcaataaccTCGCGCCGAGCATTTAGGTAAGAAGCTTACCGCTTTTATCGTTTTCCGTCGCCCACATGTGTCAGTTTCGGTGGGAATTTATTCTTTATCCCGAAAGCCATATCTATGGATTATGTAATTGGTCAGGGAATAATTGATATGGAGTCTGCCGGCTGCTGTGGTTTGAATCTAGCCTTGCTGACTCTATTTATGggcaaattaaaaaaccaattataattaattagcaTATAGGAATAGCATTCACTCTGCAcgaaaattgtgcaaaaataatttacatatattcCATGGGGAAAACCAACTAATTACATTCTGA
Above is a genomic segment from Drosophila kikkawai strain 14028-0561.14 chromosome 3R, DkikHiC1v2, whole genome shotgun sequence containing:
- the LOC108083944 gene encoding myophilin, producing the protein MAPRNKEQEQEVLNWVFAVLGEKVPSGQYEDILKDGIWLCKLANKLAPGSVKKIQERGTNFQLMENIQRFQAAVKKYGVPEEEIFQTADLFERRNIPQVTLSLYALGRITQKHPEFTGPTLGPKMADKNERTFTEEQLRAHEGELNLQMGFNKGASQSGHGGFGNARHM